In the Scomber japonicus isolate fScoJap1 chromosome 18, fScoJap1.pri, whole genome shotgun sequence genome, one interval contains:
- the rdh8a gene encoding retinol dehydrogenase 8a, producing MANSGQKVVLITGCSSGIGLRIAVTLAKDEKKRYHVIATMRDLKKKNKLVEAAGDAYGKTLMLLPLDVCSDESVKQCINNVKDRHIDILINNAGVGLLGPVESISIEEMKRVFETNFFGVVRMIKEVMPDMKKRRSGHIVVMSSVMGLQGVVFNDVYTASKFAMEGFCESMAVQLMKFNIRLSMIEPGPVHTEFETKMMEDVAKMEYPGVDADTVRYFKDVYLPSSIDIFEAMGQTPEDIAKCTKKVIESSSPRFRNLTNSLYTPIVALKYADETGGLSVNTFYNLLFNFGPLMHITMSILKCLTCSCLRRRTISPN from the exons ATGGCGAACAGCGGGCAGAAAGTTGTGCTGATCACCGGCTGCTCCTCCGGCATCGGGTTACGAATCGCCGTCACGCTGGCCAAAGATGAAAAGAAGCGTTACCATG TTATTGCGACCATGCGggacctgaagaagaagaacaagctAGTGGAGGCAGCAGGAGATGCGTATGGGAAGACCTTGATGTTGCTTCCACTTGACGTGTGTAGTGACGAATCAGTCAAGCAGTGCATCAACAATGTTAAGGACCGCCATATTGATATCCTGA TTAACAATGCAGGTGTGGGATTGCTTGGACCTGTGGAGAGCATCAGCATAGAGGAGATGAAAAGAGTATTTGAAACCAACTTCTTTGGTGTGGTTCGCATGATCAAAGAGGTGATGCCAGACATGAAGAAGAGGCGCTCTGGACACATTGTTGTCATGAGCAGTGTAATGGGTCTTCAGG GAGTGGTGTTCAATGATGTTTACACTGCTTCTAAGTTTGCCATGGAAGGGTTCTGTGAGAGTATGGCGGTGCAATTGATGAAGTTCAATATCCG GTTGTCCATGATTGAGCCTGGCCCAGTGCACACTGAGTTTGAAACAAAGATGATGGAAGACGTGGCCAAAATGGAGTATCCAGGTGTAGATGCCGACACAGTTCGTTATTTTAAAGACGTTTACCTGCCATCATCCATAGATATATTTGAAGCCATGGGTCAGACGCCAGAGGACATAGCCAAA TGCACTAAAAAGGTTATTGAGTCAAGCAGCCCTCGCTTCAGGAATCTGACCAACAGCCTCTACACACCCATTGTTGCCTTGAAGTACGCAGATGAGACTGGTGGCTTGTCTGTCAACACCTTCTACAACCTACTCTTCAATTTCGGCCCTCTCATGCACATCACCATGAGCATCCTCAAGTGCCTGACGTGCAGCTGCCTACGCAGACGCACCATCTCACCAAACTGA